From the genome of Neodiprion pinetum isolate iyNeoPine1 chromosome 3, iyNeoPine1.2, whole genome shotgun sequence, one region includes:
- the LOC124214577 gene encoding ankyrin repeat domain-containing protein 7, with protein sequence MSNASPDTNARLSLSLGSRRGWNPLYYAIVGERTENVKCLIESGTDLESRDFQGRTPLMIAVILSNLGTAKLLLDHGADPTAIDDLGCTALKLAILRNKHELAIILAEYETDVTCKPSTVIHSDYELAEHLMPDLVPIMKENTLRKRRELEKTTLIND encoded by the exons ATGTCCAATGCCAGTCCCGATACTAACGCAAGGTTGTCTCTTTCATTGGGTTCAAGGAGAGGTTGGAATCCCCTGTACTACGCGATCGTCGGCGAGCGAACGGAAAACGTGAAATGTCTTATCGAATCGGGGACGGATCTGGAGTCGCGGGACTTTCAAGGCCGAACGCCATTGATGATTGCAG TCATCCTGTCGAATCTTGGAACAGCCAAGCTGCTTCTAGACCACGGCGCCGATCCAACGGCGATCGATGATCTTGGATGTACTGCTCTTAAGTTGGCGATACTACGGAATAAGCATGAACTTGCTATTATCCTAGCAGAGTACGAAACTGACGTCACTTGTAAACCGTCTACGGTTATTCACTCCGACTATGAATTGGCAGAACACCTAATGCCGGATCTTGTTCCGATTATGAAGGAAAACACACTGCGGAAGCGACGTGAACTTGAGAAAACCACGCTGATCAATGATTAG